Proteins from one Phocoena sinus isolate mPhoSin1 chromosome 8, mPhoSin1.pri, whole genome shotgun sequence genomic window:
- the MRGPRD gene encoding mas-related G-protein coupled receptor member D, translated as MNKTLNSGQTPAANWNSTGVHVLGTAHWVLGALVMSTCVGSIMGNGLVVWLLGFHGQRGPYKVCILHLAVADLLVLQAQPRKHPTGVVAQVAGLSLLTAISTQRCISVLLPVWYKCHRPPHLPGTVCVPLWAPSLRLSTLASLCGSFWRRDEWQCFTVDLMASILITGTFTPAMATASLTLCTQAQRSSQRRRPTRLYAAILASVLVFVCSGRPSLREPPGAVLRRALWKEPELEEGQTLSTGTNDEAGV; from the exons ATGAACAAGACTCTGAACAGCGGCCAGACCCCGGCAGCAAACTGGAACAGCACCGGGGTGCACGTGCTGGGCACGGCCCACTGGGTGCTGGGCGCCCTGGTCATGTCCACCTGCGTGGGCAGCATCATGGGCAACGGCCTGGTGGTCTGGCTGCTGGGCTTCCATGGGCAGAGGGGTCCCTACAAAGTCTGCATCCTCCACCTGGCCGTGGCCGACCTCCTCGTCCTCCAGGCTCAGCCTAGAAAGCATCCCACTGGG GTGGTGGCCCAGGTGGCTGGCCTGAGCCTGCTGACGGCCATCAGCACGCAGCGCTgcatctctgtcctcctccccGTCTGGTACAAGTGTCACCGGCCCCCGCACCTGCCGGGCACGGTGTGCGTCCCGCTCTGGGCGCCGTCCCTCCGGCTGAGCACACTGGCCTCGCTCTGCGGCAGCTTCTGGCGCCGGGACGAATGGCAGTGCTTCACGGTGGACCTGATGGCCAGCATCCTCATCACGGGGACCTTCACGCCTGCGATGGCCACGGCCAGCCTCACCCTCTGCACGCAGGCGCAGAGAAGCTCCCAGCGGCGCCGGCCCACACGGCTGTACGCGGCCATCCTGGCCTCCGTCCTGGTGTTCGTCTGC TCGGGGCGGCCGAGCCTGCGGGAGCCCCCGGGGGCCGTGCTGCGCAGGGCGCTGTGGAAGGAGCCCgagctggaggaggggcagaCGCTCTCCACTGGCACCAACGACGAGGCGGGGGTCTGA